From the genome of Deinococcus sp. AJ005, one region includes:
- a CDS encoding CCA tRNA nucleotidyltransferase, translated as MTDLAPLIWNRLRPEDRDWLGALARLAGPHARVALVGGAVRDALLEQTPQDLDVVAEGTDIQALARASALPFLYHPAFQNATVTLPDGRGADLVRARRESYPVAGQNPVPHPSTLEDDLRRRDFAVNALALLIGPGGELALLDELNGLSDLEARVLRPLHPRSFHEDASRLIRAARLAARLGFTADPELLRQVPEALAVSEQTPRLWAELKLLLSEARPGAAARTLEGWGAGEFLPGVEWLEQLDELQDAGQPVSPQLYAAAALHASPDPERLAERLGLGNRPAALLARALSDMYFPDGTPERVLRGLLRPDAPVPLTGRDVLALGVPPGRAVGEALAHLAQLRQEGKISSQEEERSALQRYLATERPQ; from the coding sequence ATGACGGACCTCGCCCCCCTGATCTGGAATCGCCTTCGCCCCGAAGACCGTGACTGGCTCGGCGCACTGGCACGGCTGGCGGGGCCGCACGCCCGCGTGGCGCTGGTGGGCGGCGCGGTGCGGGACGCGCTGCTGGAACAGACGCCCCAGGACCTTGACGTGGTGGCGGAAGGCACCGACATTCAGGCCCTGGCCCGCGCTTCAGCCCTGCCGTTTCTGTACCATCCGGCCTTCCAGAACGCCACCGTGACCCTGCCGGATGGCCGGGGGGCCGATCTTGTCCGCGCCCGCCGTGAGTCTTACCCGGTGGCGGGGCAAAATCCCGTGCCCCACCCCAGCACCCTGGAAGATGACTTACGGCGGCGGGACTTCGCGGTCAATGCGCTGGCCCTGCTGATCGGGCCAGGGGGCGAGCTGGCGCTGCTGGACGAACTGAACGGCCTGAGCGATCTGGAAGCGCGGGTGCTGCGGCCCCTGCACCCCCGGTCCTTTCACGAGGACGCCAGCCGTCTGATCCGAGCGGCGCGGCTGGCGGCGCGTCTGGGGTTCACGGCAGACCCGGAATTGCTGCGGCAGGTGCCGGAAGCTCTGGCTGTATCTGAGCAGACGCCGCGCCTATGGGCTGAACTCAAGCTATTGCTCTCGGAGGCGCGGCCTGGTGCGGCGGCACGCACGCTGGAGGGGTGGGGCGCGGGAGAATTCTTGCCCGGCGTGGAGTGGCTGGAACAGTTGGATGAACTTCAGGACGCTGGACAACCTGTCTCGCCCCAGCTTTACGCGGCTGCCGCGCTGCACGCCTCACCTGACCCGGAGCGGCTGGCCGAACGGCTGGGCCTGGGGAACCGCCCCGCCGCGCTGCTGGCCCGCGCCCTCTCAGATATGTATTTTCCAGACGGCACGCCAGAGCGGGTGCTGCGCGGTCTGCTGCGCCCGGACGCCCCGGTGCCGCTGACCGGGCGCGACGTGCTGGCGCTGGGCGTGCCGCCGGGCCGCGCGGTGGGCGAGGCGCTGGCGCATCTGGCGCAACTCAGGCAGGAGGGGAAAATCAGCAGCCAGGAGGAGGAGCGCTCGGCCCTCCAAAGGTATCTGGCAACCGAACGCCCCCAGTAA
- a CDS encoding type II secretion system protein, protein MNQRFRSPPAQAASQGFTLIEILVSIAILGILAAVLTSTLTGTLSLNQRSQRQLDTSARAQQLLESIRGAWAVPPAGTALSLYYDRACAPNTSVALDGLSAQYINLNSRAQPINGSGVVQTNPSAVNVTISATCPTVSPVQMGSGSTATPYPMRRLIVSSGTGPQDVTLTLDLLRPQ, encoded by the coding sequence ATGAATCAACGTTTCCGTTCCCCGCCCGCCCAGGCCGCATCTCAGGGCTTTACCCTGATCGAGATTCTGGTCTCCATCGCCATTCTCGGCATTCTGGCCGCCGTACTGACCAGCACCCTGACTGGAACCCTCAGCCTCAACCAACGGAGCCAGCGCCAACTGGACACCTCGGCGCGTGCCCAGCAACTGCTGGAAAGCATCCGGGGGGCCTGGGCCGTGCCGCCCGCCGGGACCGCCCTGTCTCTTTACTATGACCGGGCCTGTGCGCCGAACACCTCGGTGGCCCTGGACGGCCTGAGCGCACAGTACATCAATCTGAATTCCAGGGCGCAACCGATCAACGGCTCTGGTGTCGTGCAGACCAATCCCAGCGCAGTGAACGTCACGATCTCGGCCACCTGCCCCACAGTGTCCCCCGTTCAGATGGGCAGCGGCAGCACGGCCACGCCCTACCCGATGCGCCGCCTGATCGTCAGTTCGGGCACCGGCCCGCAAGATGTGACCCTGACCCTTGATCTGCTGAGGCCCCAGTGA
- the ruvX gene encoding Holliday junction resolvase RuvX: protein MTEQRPPESGDLPPTPPPKVLALDVSKSRIGFAVNMGGLAFGRGSLDRKRLPLDLKALRLKVKETGATLLLLGLPLRTDGLHSPSADRIRAFGKILVEQGYAVAYQDERFTTRRARELGAADEDEAAAVQILELYLMGRAGQN, encoded by the coding sequence ATGACTGAGCAGCGGCCCCCCGAATCCGGCGATCTGCCCCCCACACCGCCGCCGAAGGTGCTGGCGCTGGACGTGAGCAAATCGCGCATCGGCTTCGCAGTCAACATGGGGGGGCTGGCCTTCGGGCGCGGCAGCCTGGACCGCAAACGCCTGCCCCTGGACCTCAAAGCGCTGCGCCTGAAAGTGAAGGAAACCGGGGCGACGCTGCTGCTGCTGGGGCTGCCGCTGCGAACCGACGGCCTGCACAGCCCCTCGGCAGACCGGATTCGCGCCTTCGGGAAAATCCTGGTGGAACAGGGTTACGCGGTGGCCTATCAGGACGAGCGCTTCACCACCCGCCGCGCCCGCGAACTGGGGGCCGCCGATGAGGACGAGGCGGCGGCGGTGCAGATTCTGGAGCTGTATCTGATGGGACGCGCAGGCCAGAACTAG
- a CDS encoding Tfp pilus assembly protein FimT/FimU: MSGFTLIEVLVVIAIIGILGGIFGSSLIRSIRTAELREAANQVASDFQRARSLAQRGSTNVTITTSKGTASGSYSVDGQARTLPNNIKLVCKTNCGAGTAAATTYQAPYGELTNLGSVFTVQSPAGGVAALEIRIVGVTGKVILTGAS, from the coding sequence ATGTCTGGCTTCACTCTGATTGAGGTTCTGGTGGTCATCGCCATCATCGGGATTCTGGGGGGCATCTTCGGCAGCAGCCTGATTCGCAGCATCCGCACCGCAGAACTGCGCGAGGCCGCCAATCAGGTCGCCAGCGACTTTCAGCGGGCGCGTTCGCTGGCCCAGCGCGGCAGCACCAATGTGACCATCACCACGTCCAAAGGCACGGCGAGCGGCAGCTACAGCGTGGACGGTCAGGCCCGGACCCTGCCCAACAACATCAAACTGGTGTGCAAGACCAACTGCGGCGCGGGCACGGCGGCGGCCACAACCTATCAGGCCCCCTACGGCGAACTGACAAATCTGGGCAGCGTCTTCACCGTCCAGAGTCCGGCGGGTGGCGTCGCCGCGCTGGAAATCCGAATCGTCGGCGTGACCGGCAAGGTCATTCTGACCGGGGCATCCTGA
- a CDS encoding enoyl-CoA hydratase-related protein: MTHDSVILSQTRAGVCTLTLNRPDKLNAANDELLLLLTAELKEAEVDPAVRVVVITGAGRGFCAGQDLGDVSGRDMTFTEHLNATYNPLIRTIRTLEKPVISAVNGVAAGAGASLALAGDIRLWAQSARLIEIFSNIALVPDSGSTWFLPRLVGYSRAFELMALAERVDSADALKMGLCEHVFADETFMDEVQAYAERLAARPANALKLTKQALNDALTGTLDQALDQEAALQQLAGDHWEHQEGVTAFKEKRAPNFVRAQD, encoded by the coding sequence ATGACCCACGACAGCGTGATCCTTTCGCAGACCCGCGCGGGCGTCTGCACCCTGACCCTCAACCGCCCAGACAAGCTGAACGCCGCCAACGACGAGCTGTTGCTTTTGCTGACCGCCGAACTGAAGGAGGCGGAGGTGGACCCCGCCGTGCGGGTGGTGGTCATCACCGGCGCGGGCCGGGGCTTCTGCGCCGGACAGGACCTCGGGGACGTGTCAGGGCGCGACATGACCTTTACCGAACACCTGAACGCCACCTACAACCCACTGATCCGCACCATCCGCACGCTGGAGAAGCCCGTGATCAGTGCGGTCAACGGCGTGGCAGCGGGGGCAGGGGCCAGTCTGGCACTGGCCGGGGACATCCGGCTGTGGGCGCAGTCGGCCCGCCTGATCGAGATTTTTTCCAACATCGCCCTGGTTCCCGATTCGGGCAGCACCTGGTTTCTGCCGCGCCTAGTGGGCTACAGTCGCGCCTTCGAGCTGATGGCCCTGGCAGAGCGCGTGGATTCCGCCGACGCCCTGAAGATGGGCCTGTGCGAGCATGTCTTTGCCGACGAGACGTTCATGGACGAGGTCCAGGCGTATGCCGAGCGGCTGGCGGCACGCCCCGCCAACGCCCTCAAGCTGACCAAGCAGGCGCTGAACGACGCGCTGACGGGCACGCTGGATCAGGCACTGGATCAGGAGGCGGCGTTGCAGCAGCTCGCGGGGGACCACTGGGAACACCAGGAAGGCGTGACGGCCTTCAAGGAAAAACGCGCACCGAACTTCGTGCGCGCCCAGGACTGA
- a CDS encoding PilW family protein, with protein sequence MNRAAAPQTGGFTLVELLVGMALMGIVLGALLSFFTQGTRISSQSSSRADLQQEVLNVQQLIVGKLREAWYIYPAGQTLTLSSAVTTRNPVTSNQSWNTSTHPILAMILPPSNTALACATNANGCYRFVAYYPVVRSVWISGVTATPWLDPGSNANNAATWVLAEYRANMPASFVPTVFPPAAVPAVPQNGTANLLADFVAPTIVTPGFTTIASAYSMFSFLPTNSSATVPVSGVTLRVATTRQTVGTTLRLPNATDEYTISVYPTNLGKIAATPIN encoded by the coding sequence GTGAACCGCGCCGCAGCGCCGCAAACGGGCGGCTTCACCCTGGTGGAACTGCTGGTCGGCATGGCCCTGATGGGCATTGTCCTGGGGGCACTGCTGTCCTTCTTCACGCAGGGCACCCGGATCTCATCGCAGTCGAGCAGCCGCGCCGATCTGCAACAGGAGGTCCTGAACGTTCAGCAACTGATCGTGGGCAAGCTGCGCGAGGCGTGGTACATCTACCCTGCTGGGCAAACGCTGACACTGTCAAGTGCAGTGACCACCCGCAATCCGGTCACCAGCAACCAGAGCTGGAACACCAGCACCCACCCCATCCTGGCAATGATCCTGCCGCCCAGCAACACGGCCCTGGCCTGCGCCACCAACGCCAACGGCTGCTACCGCTTCGTGGCCTATTACCCGGTGGTGCGCTCGGTGTGGATCAGTGGTGTGACGGCGACACCGTGGCTTGACCCCGGCAGCAACGCCAATAACGCGGCAACCTGGGTGCTGGCCGAGTACCGCGCCAACATGCCCGCCAGCTTTGTGCCTACGGTCTTCCCCCCGGCAGCAGTGCCCGCAGTGCCTCAAAACGGCACGGCCAACCTGCTGGCCGATTTCGTGGCCCCCACCATTGTTACCCCTGGGTTCACAACCATAGCCAGCGCCTACAGCATGTTCAGTTTCCTGCCCACCAACAGCAGCGCGACGGTGCCGGTCAGTGGCGTGACGCTCCGGGTGGCCACCACCCGCCAGACGGTGGGCACCACCCTGCGCCTGCCCAACGCCACCGACGAGTACACGATCTCGGTGTACCCCACCAACCTGGGCAAGATCGCGGCCACACCCATCAACTGA